One window of Marinobacterium aestuarii genomic DNA carries:
- a CDS encoding fumarylacetoacetate hydrolase family protein, whose translation MKLVTFLNPVGVQRIGALFVDAAGEKVVDLNYAYAAFALEANADPRPQAMADALVPSDMRELFAGDDRSLDAARQAETYVIEKNDPALRGVNGEMLLFRREDVRLLAPIQPAKLWHTAGNFLEHIDEMGEAGFKYEVEKPWIGFYQNTTACIGPDAAIVYPQHLTGEVDYELEICAVIKGVKHRDLTPEEAENAIGGYLIFNDVTARDIQATEFPNRSYGYSKALDSFCPIGPCIVTLDEIGDVQQLEMTLRVNGEIRQQSSTARMCRSMAQIVSYYSGQGFVGGDLISSGTPAGCAVFHTDPQAWYLKPGDVVECEVEKLGLLRNTVVAGSKP comes from the coding sequence ATGAAACTTGTGACATTTTTAAATCCCGTGGGCGTGCAGCGTATTGGTGCTCTCTTTGTGGATGCCGCAGGCGAAAAGGTGGTGGACCTGAACTACGCCTATGCCGCCTTTGCGCTTGAGGCTAACGCGGATCCGCGGCCCCAGGCCATGGCGGATGCGCTGGTGCCATCGGACATGCGTGAGCTGTTCGCGGGGGATGACCGCAGCCTGGATGCTGCCCGTCAGGCCGAGACCTACGTCATCGAGAAGAACGACCCGGCGTTGCGCGGCGTGAACGGCGAAATGCTCCTGTTCAGGCGTGAAGACGTCAGGCTGCTGGCGCCCATTCAGCCGGCAAAGCTGTGGCACACGGCGGGTAATTTCCTCGAGCATATCGACGAAATGGGGGAGGCGGGCTTCAAGTACGAGGTCGAGAAGCCCTGGATCGGTTTCTATCAGAACACCACCGCCTGCATAGGCCCGGATGCGGCCATCGTCTATCCACAGCACCTGACGGGCGAGGTCGATTACGAGCTGGAAATCTGTGCGGTCATCAAGGGCGTCAAGCACAGGGATCTGACGCCAGAAGAGGCGGAAAACGCCATTGGCGGCTATCTGATCTTTAACGATGTCACGGCGCGGGATATTCAGGCGACCGAGTTCCCCAACCGCAGCTATGGCTACAGCAAGGCGCTGGATAGCTTCTGCCCGATAGGTCCCTGCATAGTGACGCTGGATGAAATCGGCGATGTGCAGCAGCTGGAGATGACCCTCAGGGTCAATGGCGAAATACGCCAGCAGTCATCGACCGCTCGCATGTGCCGCAGCATGGCGCAGATCGTGAGCTACTACTCAGGCCAGGGCTTTGTCGGTGGCGACCTGATCAGTTCTGGCACACCCGCCGGTTGCGCTGTCTTCCACACGGACCCCCAGGCCTGGTACCTCAAGCCCGGCGACGTGGTGGAGTGTGAGGTCGAGAAACTCGGCCTGCTGCGCAACACTGTGGTCGCGGGCTCAAAGCCATAG